The following proteins come from a genomic window of Macrobrachium nipponense isolate FS-2020 chromosome 32, ASM1510439v2, whole genome shotgun sequence:
- the LOC135207133 gene encoding X-ray repair cross-complementing protein 6-like: protein MAAELSNKVVMQLTTSLEDLMISEDEDEDSQEGIILADPTNRIEKLMDRVRRVEHKQRTLGRAIFTLAPGVEMSVSIYTGVRKTYKPSKVKLWKVTNEEVRYVKKEYLEDEVRNMGNVYPPGIELIGFKPLSFIKPYCVENMTRATPDQVDAAKAVIQKLHFTYNPEGFDNPSLQTHWRNIEALALNRSELEPVSDHTVPPNDRILKKAGKLLDELRDLVYPPSYDPANLPKKRPTASSTPAPKKPKIDPKSMSAEDLAKEGKVSKGVTCIMISEVIP from the exons ATGGCTGctgaactttcaaacaaggtggttATGCAGTTAACTACCAGTCTGGAA GACTTGATGATTAGTGAGGATGAAGATGAAGATTCGCAGGAGGGCATTATTCTGGCTGATCCAACCAATCGTATTGAAAAACTTATGGACAGAGTGAGACGAGTTGAACATAAGCAGAGAACTTTGGGTAGAGCCATTTTTACATTAGCTCCTGGTGTTGAAATGTCTGTTTCTATTTACACAGGTGTAAG AAAAACATATAAACCATCAAAAGTGAAACTTTGGAAAGTTACCAATGAAGAAGTGAGGTATGTGAAGAAGGAGTATCTTGAG GATGAAGTTCGCAACATGGGCAATGTTTATCCTCCAGGCATTGAACTTATAGGATTCAAGCCACTCAGCTTCATCAAGCCATATTGT GTGGAGAATATGACTCGTGCTACTCCAGATCAAGTTGATGCAGCAAAGGCAGTCATACAAAAACTGCACTTCACATATAATCCTGAAGGCTTTGATAATCCAAGCCTTCAAACCCACTGGCGTAACATTGAAGCTCTGGCACTGAATAGGTCTGAATTGGAACCCGTTTCAGATCACACGG TTCCACCCAATGATCGAATTCTTAAGAAAGCGGGTAAACTACTAGATGAACTTCGGGACTTGGTGTATCCACCCTCTTATGATCCAGCTAACCTTCCAAAGAAAAGGCCAACAGCATCATCTACTCCTGCACCAAAGAAACCAAAAATTGACCCGAAATCTATGAGTGCAGAAGACTTGgcaaaagaaggaaaagtaaGCAAAGGTGTCACTTGTATCATGATTAGTGAAGTCATCCCTTGA